A stretch of the Aegilops tauschii subsp. strangulata cultivar AL8/78 chromosome 4, Aet v6.0, whole genome shotgun sequence genome encodes the following:
- the LOC109769035 gene encoding glucuronoxylan 4-O-methyltransferase 1 — MTSPTLARKAKLKNHLVSAKAKLRQHVTLRRIVLVAAASAAAFILLLTVRTLSASHARSPGAASSTTSPPEAVRRNTQQQQQQQQQGGCAKLPGPVAEALVHYATANATLPQTAAEVGVTARLLARRAPCNLLVFGGLGPDSALWAALNHGGRTAFFEEDAALIAEVGARHPGLGLESHQVAYQTTLADADELLGLRGSPDCTASPPKDHPFSPDHFEGSPCKLAMRGLPAAFYETEWDVIMVDAPTGWVPEAPGRIGGAIYMTGMAARARRPGNGETEVLVHDVDRTVEDSFSRAFLCAGYLEEEVGRLRRFAIPSHREKEGMPFCP, encoded by the coding sequence ATGACGAGCCCCACGCTCGCGCGCAAGGCCAAGCTCAAGAACCACCTCGTCTCCGCGAAGGCCAAGCTCCGGCAGCACGTCACCCTCCGCCGCATCGTCCTCGTCGCCGCCGCATCCGCCGCGGCCTTCATTCTCCTCCTCACCGTCCGCACCCTCTCCGCCTCGCACGCCAGATCACCAGGCGCCGCCTCGTCCACCACCTCCCCGCCCGAGGCCGTACGGCGCAAcacgcagcagcagcagcagcagcagcagcagggcgGGTGCGCGAAGCTGCCTGGGCCCGTCGCCGAGGCGCTGGTTCACTACGCGACCGCCAACGCGACGCTGCCGCAGACGGCGGCCGAGGTCGGGGTGACCGCGCGCCTGCTGGCGCGGCGCGCGCCGTGCAACCTCCTGGTGTTCGGCGGCCTCGGCCCCGACAGCGCGCTCTGGGCGGCGCTCAACCACGGCGGACGCACCGCCTTCTTCGAGGAGGACGCCGCCCTGATCGCCGAAGTTGGCGCTCGCCACCCGGGCCTCGGCCTCGAGTCCCACCAGGTCGCCTATCAGACCACGCTCGCCGACGCCGACGAGCTCCTCGGCCTCCGCGGCTCCCCGGACTGCACCGCCTCCCCACCCAAGGATCATCCATTCTCGCCGGACCACTTCGAGGGATCCCCATGCAAGCTCGCCATGCGTGGGCTGCCGGCAGCGTTCTACGAGACGGAGTGGGACGTGATCATGGTAGACGCGCCCACCGGGTGGGTGCCGGAGGCACCAGGGAGGATTGGCGGCGCGATATACATGACCGGAAtggcggcgcgggcgcggcggccGGGGAATGGCGAGACGGAAGTGTTGGTGCACGATGTGGACAGGACGGTGGAGGACAGCTTCTCCAGGGCGTTCCTGTGCGCAGGCTACCTCGAGGAGGAGGTCGGCAGGCTCAGGCGCTTCGCCATCCCGAGCCACAGGGAAAAGGAAGGCATGCCATTTTGCCCTTGA
- the LOC109769034 gene encoding probable serine/threonine-protein kinase At1g54610 — MKIHIQFLRSSGKALNVFIGHFCSKCTKQEDSATSKSQTTDGTCIHGLIAPSSKDELSAVPEVAGDDRNTEVPNVQLKEKPVLGFDPPRKPRARHRLKIWISTRHNGIIGRCGNKLDLGFFNGAKRLSAEYLNTGWPDWLVTVAPEAVQGWAPLRADSFERLSKIGQGTYSSVYKARDLRTAKIVALKKVRFVNTDPESVRFMAREICVLRKLNHPNVIKLEGIVTSPVSQNLYLVFEYMEHDLVGLAATPELKVTESQVKCLMQQILSGLDHCHSKGILHRDMKGSNLLIDSNGVLKIADFGLATFYDPESRQPLTSRVATLWYRPPELLLGATRYSAAVDMWSTGCIFGELLTAKPVMPGRTEVEQIHKIFKLCGSPSDEYWQKLEVPPTGMFKPLCQYKRCIAENFKDLPPLALVLLDNLLALEPEARGTAASSLQSDFFRTEPLACSPSDLPKCPPSKEYDARLRQEEARRQRRAESVRSGIENPRENIAAYGSIKPQRLQHTKTRFNSAHLNPKDDQLTLATEVQPLGFDSTWNKGGNNYMDHHEVPERKYKSGRLANSNISRTKGSDMFKPESTGVGNIMPASHNKEMGVKGPMVDYKGKSKVVNFSGPVATQDGNIQDMLREHERNVQEAVRKARCIKS, encoded by the exons ATGAAGATACATATTCAATTCCTTCGATCAAGTGGAAAGGCACTAAATGTGTTTATAGGCCACTTTTGTTCTAAATGCACTAAACAAGAAGATAGTGCCACCTCGAAAAGCCAGACCACTGATGGCACGTGTATACATGGGTTAATCGCACCGTCCAGCAAGGATGAATTGTCGGCTGTACCTGAAGTTGCTGGTGATGACAGAAATACAGAAGTGCCTAATGTCCAGTTGAAAGAGAAGCCAGTTCTCGGTTTTGACCCTCCTAGGAAGCCGAGGGCAAGACATAGACTCAAAATCTGGATCAGCACTCGGCACAATGGCATAATTGGACGATGCGGTAATAAACTGGATTTAGGTTTCTTCAATGGGGCGAAGCGGTTATCAGCTGAATATTTGAATACTGGCTGGCCAGATTGGCTTGTGACTGTGGCACCTGAGGCAGTGCAAGGCTGGGCCCCACTGCGAGCTGATTCGTTTGAGAGATTAAGTAAG ATTGGACAAGGGACTTATAGTAGTGTTTACAAAGCTCGGGATCTTAGAACAGCCAAAATTGTTGCGCTCAAGAAGGTTCGGTTTGTCAATACAGATCCTGAAAGTGTGCGCTTTATGGCTAGAGAAATATGTGTTCTTCGGAAACTCAATCATCCCAATGTTATAAAGTTGGAAGGGATAGTAACATCTCCTGTTTCACAAAACCTATATCTCGTCTTTGAATACATGGAACATGACCTTGTTGGCCTTGCTGCAACTCCAGAACTCAAGGTCACCGAGTCACAG GTCAAGTGCTTGATGCAACAGATACTTAGTGGCCTTGATCATTGCCACAGCAAAGGAATTCTTCATCGTGACATGAAGGGCTCCAATCTCTTGATTGATAGCAATGGTGTTTTGAAGATTGCTGACTTTGGCTTAGCAACATTTTATGATCCTGAGAGTCGGCAACCACTGACAAGCCGTGTTGCAACATTGTGGTACAGACCACCGGAACTTCTGCTTGGTGCCACCAGGTACAGTGCTGCTGTGGATATGTGGAGTACAGGGTGCATTTTTGGGGAATTGCTGACTGCCAAGCCAGTCATGCCAGGCAGAACTGAG GTGGAGCAAATTCACAAGATTTTCAAGCTCTGTGGATCACCTTCTGACGAGTACTGGCAGAAATTGGAAGTGCCCCCAACAGGGATGTTCAAGCCCCTGTGCCAGTATAAGCGGTGCATTGCCGAGAATTTCAAAGATTTACCTCCATTAGCTCTAGTTCTTCTAGATAACTTGCTTGCATTAGAACCAGAAGCTCGTGGAACAGCTGCCTCGAGTCTTCAGAGTGAC TTTTTCAGAACAGAGCCACTTGCTTGCAGCCCTTCGGACTTGCCAAAGTGTCCACCGAGCAAAGAATATGATGCTAGACTCCGACAAGAGGAAGCAAGAAG ACAAAGAAGGGCAGAATCTGTTCGATCAGGAATTGAGAATCCTAGAGAAAACATTGCTGCATATGGTTCTATTAAACCGCAG AGGCTTCAGCATACCAAAACAAGGTTCAATAGCGCACATCTCAATCCAAAGGATGATCAACTGACGTTGGCTACTGAGGTACAACCTCTAGGGTTTGATTCCACATGGAACAAGGGAGGTAACAATTATATGGACCATCACGAAGTACCTGAACGCAAATACAAATCTGGCCGATTGGCAAATTCCAACATTTCAAGGACAAAGGGCTCAGACATGTTTAAACCTGAATCGACTGGCGTAGGGAACATTATGCCTGCTTCTCACAACAAAGAGATGGGAGTAAAAGGCCCAATGGTG GACTACAAGGGTAAGAGCAAAGTAGTCAATTTCTCTGGTCCAGTGGCTACTCAAGATGGGAACATACAGGATATGCTTAGAGAACATGAGCGGAATGTTCAGGAAGCGGTGCGCAAAGCGCGCTGCATCAAGAGTTGA